The Algoriphagus sanaruensis genome window below encodes:
- a CDS encoding MATE family efflux transporter gives MNWQLVKDAILGKEQDFTKLSLKTAIFLLAIPMILEMIMESLFAVVDIFFVAKLGKEAIATVGLTESVIVLTYAIGFGISMAATALVSRRFGEKEYHEAGSATFQLLLVGGFISLILGVLGWVFASDLLKIMGAEDAVVHIGTSYARIVFAGNTAIMLLFLINGAFRGAGQAHHAMRSLWISNGLNIILDPLFIFGLGSWEGFGLEGAAMATTFGRSMGVLYQFYHLFNGKHRLRILRENLKINWETIRKIIDLSLGGMGQFLIDSLSWVALTRMNAEFGSTVLAGYTIASRVLIFTILPAWGLSGAAATLVGQNLGAKKVRRAEQAVWLTTRYNVIFMASVTVIYLLFSKQLAGIFTETEEVMNIAAQGLWVIALGYVFFAVGMVLTQAFNGAGDTKTPAWINIAVLLGLEVPLAYLLAFTFEFSFLGIFIAISFCHSFHALVSLYFFKKGKWKKIQV, from the coding sequence ATGAACTGGCAGCTAGTTAAAGACGCAATACTTGGGAAAGAGCAGGACTTCACGAAACTTTCTCTAAAAACGGCCATTTTTCTGTTGGCGATTCCAATGATCTTAGAAATGATCATGGAATCCTTGTTTGCTGTCGTGGATATCTTTTTTGTGGCAAAGTTGGGGAAAGAAGCCATTGCTACAGTTGGATTGACAGAGTCTGTGATTGTTCTTACTTACGCCATTGGTTTCGGGATTAGCATGGCCGCTACGGCCTTGGTGTCGAGAAGGTTTGGTGAAAAAGAATATCATGAGGCTGGTTCTGCTACTTTCCAACTTCTACTCGTAGGTGGATTTATTTCTTTGATTTTGGGAGTTTTGGGATGGGTGTTTGCTTCTGATTTATTAAAAATCATGGGGGCAGAGGATGCTGTGGTCCATATAGGTACCTCCTATGCCCGAATCGTTTTTGCAGGAAATACAGCCATTATGCTGCTTTTTCTAATTAATGGAGCCTTTCGTGGTGCAGGTCAAGCTCACCATGCCATGCGCTCACTTTGGATTTCAAATGGACTGAATATTATCCTTGATCCCCTGTTTATTTTTGGTTTGGGAAGTTGGGAAGGATTTGGCTTAGAAGGTGCTGCCATGGCCACCACCTTTGGCCGAAGCATGGGAGTTTTATACCAGTTTTACCATTTATTTAACGGGAAGCATCGACTTCGAATTTTAAGAGAAAATCTTAAAATCAACTGGGAAACCATCCGGAAAATCATTGACCTGTCTTTAGGAGGAATGGGTCAGTTTTTAATTGATTCACTTTCTTGGGTAGCCTTAACGCGTATGAATGCCGAATTCGGTTCAACCGTTTTGGCTGGATATACCATCGCATCTCGGGTGTTGATTTTTACCATTTTGCCAGCTTGGGGACTTTCAGGTGCTGCGGCCACTTTGGTGGGGCAAAATTTAGGAGCCAAAAAAGTTCGACGGGCTGAACAAGCAGTCTGGTTAACTACCCGATACAATGTGATTTTTATGGCTTCAGTGACCGTCATCTATTTGCTGTTCAGCAAACAACTAGCAGGCATATTTACCGAAACTGAAGAGGTAATGAATATTGCAGCCCAAGGCTTGTGGGTCATTGCACTTGGGTATGTGTTTTTTGCTGTCGGGATGGTCTTAACTCAGGCTTTCAATGGGGCAGGTGATACGAAAACTCCGGCTTGGATAAATATTGCTGTATTGTTAGGCTTGGAAGTTCCATTGGCCTATCTACTGGCATTTACATTTGAATTTTCCTTCTTGGGAATATTCATCGCCATTTCATTTTGCCATTCGTTCCATGCCTTGGTTTCGCTTTATTTTTTCAAAAAAGGCAAATGGAAAAAGATTCAAGTTTGA
- a CDS encoding acyl-CoA dehydrogenase family protein, producing the protein MFGLHRALFTEEHELFRQSVRDFIAKEITPHNAEWEKQKMVSRESWRKLGENGFLGIQAPEELGGLNIQDFRYNAVLIEELGLSGCSGPAIGYPLHSDIVMPYILHYGTDEAKKKYIPKMISGDYIGAVAMTEPGAGSDLQGMRTSAVDEGDYYLINGSKTFITNGFLSDVVVVAAKTDPSKGAKGISLFLIDKDMPGFSKGVPFEKVGLHAQDTCELFFEDVKVPKENLLGKIGDGFKYLMTELAQERLVVALAAVALAEFALSATIDYVKERKAFDKSLSEFQNTRFKLAEMAAQVEQGRIYCDYLVQLHNEGKLDSAMASAAKYNMTELQCKVADECVQLHGGYGYMWEYGVARAWADARVQRIYAGTNEIMKELIARKILK; encoded by the coding sequence ATGTTCGGACTACACAGAGCTCTTTTTACCGAGGAGCATGAGCTTTTCAGACAAAGCGTACGAGACTTTATCGCAAAAGAAATCACCCCACATAATGCCGAGTGGGAAAAACAAAAAATGGTAAGCCGGGAATCATGGCGCAAGCTTGGAGAAAATGGCTTTTTGGGAATTCAAGCTCCCGAAGAATTGGGGGGATTAAATATCCAAGACTTTAGGTACAATGCGGTTTTGATTGAGGAATTAGGACTTAGCGGTTGCTCGGGTCCTGCAATAGGTTACCCCTTGCATAGTGATATTGTGATGCCTTATATCCTGCATTACGGTACAGATGAGGCCAAGAAAAAATACATTCCTAAGATGATTTCTGGTGACTACATCGGTGCTGTGGCGATGACAGAACCTGGTGCAGGTTCGGATTTGCAAGGAATGCGTACGTCCGCTGTGGATGAGGGGGACTATTATTTAATCAATGGCTCAAAGACCTTCATTACGAATGGTTTTTTATCCGACGTGGTAGTCGTTGCCGCTAAAACAGATCCCAGTAAAGGTGCTAAGGGGATTTCGCTGTTCTTGATCGACAAGGATATGCCAGGTTTTAGCAAGGGAGTTCCTTTTGAAAAAGTCGGATTACATGCTCAGGATACCTGTGAGTTATTTTTTGAAGATGTCAAAGTCCCAAAAGAAAACTTGTTGGGAAAAATTGGCGATGGATTTAAATACCTGATGACGGAGTTGGCTCAGGAGCGATTGGTCGTGGCTTTAGCAGCCGTGGCTTTGGCTGAATTTGCCTTATCCGCTACCATAGACTATGTTAAAGAGCGAAAAGCCTTTGATAAAAGTTTGTCTGAATTTCAAAATACCCGATTCAAACTAGCTGAAATGGCCGCTCAGGTGGAGCAAGGAAGAATATATTGTGATTATTTGGTTCAGCTTCACAATGAAGGAAAACTAGATTCTGCGATGGCTTCAGCCGCCAAATACAACATGACCGAGCTTCAGTGTAAAGTAGCAGATGAATGCGTGCAGCTACACGGGGGGTATGGATATATGTGGGAATACGGGGTAGCTCGAGCTTGGGCGGATGCTAGAGTTCAGCGGATTTATGCCGGAACCAACGAGATCATGAAGGAATTAATCGCAAGAAAAATTTTGAAGTAG
- a CDS encoding MlaD family protein, with protein MSEDKRISNAKLGALVLAGLLFLVFSLYMIGKNQNIFGSSIIVIAEVEEVNGLLPGNNVRFKGMDVGTVSGIDMITDSTIHVKMLIHKSMVPFILKNAKTTINSDGLMGNKIIQIHPMDGSSAPIEVGDILYPLEQLDTDRLMEQLGSSGDALELTLQNLAEITGKFNQSEALWSLLADPALSQEIKSTLGEFKKAGNQAAQLAREGKEMIAEFRGGEGIMNTLFLDTLESQKLENSLTQLQNAATEASNLLNQLNQVVADIESEKGTAGMLISDSVVKSQIERTLENVEKSTANFNENMEALKSNFLFRRYFKKKEKEAGDHN; from the coding sequence ATGAGTGAGGACAAGCGAATTTCAAATGCCAAGCTAGGCGCATTGGTTTTGGCCGGATTGCTATTTCTGGTGTTTTCATTGTATATGATTGGGAAAAACCAAAATATTTTTGGTTCATCGATCATAGTGATTGCAGAAGTAGAAGAGGTTAATGGGCTTTTACCTGGGAATAATGTCCGATTTAAAGGAATGGATGTGGGAACTGTGAGTGGCATCGACATGATCACCGATTCGACCATTCATGTGAAGATGCTAATTCATAAATCCATGGTCCCCTTCATTTTAAAAAACGCCAAAACCACTATTAACTCGGATGGCTTGATGGGTAATAAGATCATTCAAATTCATCCTATGGATGGATCAAGCGCTCCGATTGAGGTTGGGGATATCTTGTATCCCTTGGAACAATTGGATACTGATCGGCTTATGGAACAATTGGGTTCATCAGGGGATGCTTTGGAACTTACGCTTCAAAATCTAGCTGAAATCACCGGAAAGTTCAATCAAAGTGAGGCATTATGGTCACTATTGGCCGATCCGGCCTTATCTCAGGAAATTAAATCTACTTTGGGGGAATTTAAAAAGGCGGGAAATCAGGCAGCCCAACTCGCCCGAGAGGGGAAAGAAATGATTGCGGAATTCCGTGGGGGAGAAGGAATTATGAATACCCTTTTTCTGGATACACTAGAATCCCAAAAACTGGAAAATTCTTTGACTCAGCTGCAAAACGCGGCCACCGAGGCTAGCAATTTATTGAATCAACTGAATCAAGTCGTTGCTGATATCGAAAGTGAAAAGGGAACCGCAGGCATGTTGATTTCGGATTCTGTTGTCAAATCCCAAATTGAGCGTACCCTAGAAAATGTCGAAAAAAGTACCGCCAATTTTAATGAGAACATGGAGGCCTTGAAGTCCAATTTTCTGTTTCGAAGGTATTTTAAAAAGAAAGAAAAGGAAGCAGGGGATCATAACTAA
- a CDS encoding alanine racemase, translating into MSYLDQVFSPTLLINEAITRANIQAMSDKAKRHGKKLVPHWKTAQSHEIGNWAKDYGITEVTASSIKLAEYLCGQGWENIHIAFPFNIRETNRLNRLAQSQSLSVQIVNTDTLNFLATNLTETVGFFIEIDAGYGRTGVSIHDFQLIDRLLEIAKSSDKLKFKGFYLHPGHTYYIQDKAKVHEESRDALHLLKEKYRAQYPDLKTRLGDTPGCAVMEEFGDVDELGPGNFVFYDLMQAELGSCTKNDIAVCLAVPVVDINLDRKELLVHGGGVHLAKDVLIQPDGSKNFGEVVILSESGWTIPSHYSYLKSISQEHGVVKASDELLASVKVGDLIGILPVHSCMTADCMGEYLSLDGKIIDHCEGQ; encoded by the coding sequence ATGTCCTACCTAGATCAAGTCTTTTCACCTACTTTACTCATCAACGAAGCCATCACCCGAGCCAATATTCAGGCAATGTCCGACAAAGCAAAAAGGCATGGCAAAAAACTGGTTCCTCATTGGAAAACGGCACAATCTCATGAAATTGGAAACTGGGCGAAGGATTATGGAATCACTGAGGTGACAGCTTCTTCCATCAAACTCGCCGAATACCTTTGTGGGCAAGGTTGGGAAAATATTCACATTGCATTTCCATTCAATATTCGTGAAACAAATCGGCTAAATCGGTTGGCTCAAAGCCAGTCTCTTTCGGTCCAAATCGTCAATACAGACACGCTCAATTTCTTAGCAACCAACCTTACCGAAACAGTTGGATTTTTTATTGAAATCGATGCAGGCTATGGGCGAACAGGTGTTTCTATTCATGATTTCCAGTTGATTGATCGTCTTTTGGAAATTGCAAAAAGTAGCGATAAGCTAAAATTTAAGGGTTTTTACCTCCATCCAGGTCATACGTATTACATTCAGGATAAAGCCAAAGTCCATGAGGAAAGTCGGGATGCTTTGCATTTGCTGAAGGAAAAATATCGAGCTCAATATCCGGATTTGAAGACCCGACTCGGAGATACTCCTGGCTGTGCAGTAATGGAGGAGTTTGGCGATGTAGATGAGCTAGGACCGGGCAACTTCGTTTTTTACGATTTAATGCAAGCCGAATTGGGAAGCTGCACCAAGAATGACATCGCAGTATGCCTTGCCGTGCCCGTAGTAGATATCAACTTGGATCGAAAGGAACTTCTGGTTCATGGAGGTGGGGTTCATTTGGCAAAAGATGTCTTGATTCAACCTGACGGTAGTAAAAATTTCGGAGAAGTCGTGATTCTCTCCGAGTCAGGATGGACCATTCCAAGCCATTATTCCTATCTCAAAAGTATTTCACAGGAGCACGGCGTCGTGAAAGCTTCAGATGAATTGTTAGCCTCCGTGAAAGTCGGAGACCTGATCGGAATCCTACCGGTGCATTCCTGCATGACTGCAGATTGCATGGGTGAATACCTCAGTCTGGACGGAAAAATAATTGATCATTGTGAAGGACAATGA
- a CDS encoding diacylglycerol kinase, translating to MKKFILGRVRSIGYAFTGFFFLIRTEHAIISQLILAGIFTGLGFYVEISREEWIWQVLAIGLVLSTESLNTAIENICDFIHPDFNTKIGTIKDIASGAVTFAALTAMIIAGLIYIPYFLE from the coding sequence ATGAAGAAGTTTATCTTAGGTAGAGTAAGAAGTATCGGTTATGCATTTACAGGATTCTTCTTTTTGATTCGAACAGAGCATGCTATTATTTCTCAATTAATCCTGGCAGGAATATTTACAGGTTTGGGATTTTATGTAGAAATATCGCGAGAGGAATGGATTTGGCAGGTCTTAGCGATCGGGTTGGTTTTAAGTACTGAAAGTCTCAATACTGCTATTGAGAATATTTGCGATTTCATCCATCCTGATTTCAATACAAAAATTGGAACCATCAAGGACATTGCCTCTGGCGCTGTGACTTTTGCAGCTCTGACTGCAATGATTATTGCAGGACTGATTTACATCCCGTATTTCTTGGAGTAA
- a CDS encoding ABC transporter ATP-binding protein — protein sequence METEPIIQVEAVSKSFGKNHVLKGFSLSLQAGENLAILGKSGSGKSVLIKCIIRLISPETGKIMVLGKDISQLDQDEMDLLRAEVGFLFQSNALYDSMTVRQNLEFPLRRHWSKERRDSEAEQLVREALEDVGLGHTIDMMPSELSGGMRKRIALARTLILKPKVILYDEPTTGLDPITSREISELMNRIQEKYKTAAIIISHDLSCIRMTANRIIMLIEGRNYAEGTYEQLTKLQDPKVREFFEGL from the coding sequence ATGGAAACTGAGCCAATAATCCAAGTAGAAGCCGTCAGTAAATCTTTTGGAAAAAATCATGTTCTGAAAGGCTTTTCCCTTTCGCTCCAAGCGGGTGAAAATCTTGCGATTTTGGGGAAATCAGGCTCAGGAAAATCGGTTTTGATTAAGTGTATTATTCGATTAATCAGTCCTGAAACAGGTAAAATCATGGTCTTGGGAAAAGACATCAGTCAACTCGATCAGGATGAAATGGATCTCCTTCGAGCTGAGGTTGGCTTTTTATTTCAAAGCAATGCACTCTATGATTCGATGACTGTCAGGCAAAACCTTGAGTTTCCGCTACGGAGACATTGGTCCAAAGAACGGAGAGATTCAGAAGCCGAACAATTGGTTCGGGAGGCCTTGGAAGATGTTGGATTGGGACATACTATCGATATGATGCCATCTGAACTTTCGGGTGGGATGCGCAAACGGATTGCATTAGCGCGTACTTTAATCCTTAAGCCAAAAGTGATTCTGTATGATGAGCCCACCACCGGACTTGATCCCATCACTAGTCGTGAAATATCCGAATTGATGAACAGGATTCAAGAGAAATACAAAACAGCAGCAATAATTATCTCTCACGATCTAAGCTGTATCCGAATGACTGCCAACCGGATTATCATGTTGATTGAGGGTAGAAATTATGCCGAAGGTACTTATGAACAATTAACCAAGCTTCAGGACCCAAAAGTCAGGGAGTTTTTCGAAGGACTATGA
- a CDS encoding MlaE family ABC transporter permease, translating into MNLIRYIDNEFFKEVGEISRFTARFFREVSKPKQEWEEFINQCFWIGYKTLSLVAVTGFIMGLVLTIQSRPTLVEFGAASLLPAMVSISLVREITPVVTSLICAGKIGSGIGAELGSMRVTEQIDAMEVSGTNPFKYLVVTRVLASTIMVPVLSVLAIAISLFGGYLGVNIRGEVSWTLFWYQAFDALSYGDLIPSLVKTFFFGFAIGIVGSYKGYYSQKGTEGVGRSATTAVIVASLVVFILDLIAVQVTDLLGLT; encoded by the coding sequence ATGAATCTGATTCGCTACATAGACAATGAGTTTTTCAAAGAAGTCGGAGAGATTTCAAGGTTTACTGCGCGTTTTTTTCGGGAAGTAAGTAAGCCAAAGCAAGAATGGGAGGAGTTTATCAATCAATGTTTTTGGATAGGATACAAGACTCTTTCCTTGGTTGCGGTCACCGGATTTATCATGGGATTGGTTTTGACTATTCAATCCCGACCCACTTTAGTTGAATTTGGGGCGGCTTCCTTGCTTCCTGCGATGGTGTCTATTTCGCTGGTTCGGGAAATTACCCCTGTAGTTACTTCATTGATTTGTGCGGGTAAAATTGGCTCTGGAATAGGTGCTGAATTGGGCTCTATGCGGGTTACCGAGCAAATAGACGCCATGGAAGTATCAGGTACTAATCCTTTCAAATACTTGGTAGTTACCCGAGTTTTGGCATCAACCATAATGGTTCCTGTTCTTTCAGTTCTGGCGATTGCCATATCCTTGTTTGGAGGATATTTAGGGGTAAATATTCGGGGAGAGGTGAGCTGGACTTTGTTTTGGTACCAAGCCTTTGATGCACTTTCCTATGGCGATTTGATTCCGTCCCTTGTCAAAACCTTCTTTTTTGGGTTTGCTATCGGAATCGTGGGAAGCTACAAGGGATATTATTCTCAAAAAGGAACCGAAGGAGTGGGACGATCTGCCACTACTGCAGTGATCGTAGCCTCGCTGGTGGTGTTTATTCTGGACTTAATTGCAGTTCAAGTGACTGATTTGTTGGGTTTAACTTGA
- a CDS encoding AMP-binding protein: MSNFPWQKFYPAAVDKEVNCAAYSSVNELFEESVKKYSDAVAFECMGKTLSYSELDRLSAQFANYLTHVLKLEKGSRVAIQMPNVLQYPVVMFGALRAGMVVVNTNPLYTPAEMKHQFNDAGADVIVIVANFAFHLEKIRSEIKAKHVIVTELGDLLGGLKGAIVNLVVKHVKKMVPAYSIPGAVKLKSALGMGAAYAFKPVACNLEDPAFLQYTGGTTGVSKGAELTHGNIVANMQQISAWMKPKLQERSEIVITALPLYHIFALTVNCLAMLKIGAHNVLITNPRDMKAFIGDMAKKKFTVITGVNTLFNGLLNQEAFMNLDFSSLKIAVGGGMAVQKATAEKWKKVTGVPLAEGYGLTETSPVATCNPIDGTERIGTIGMPLPNTEVMIADDEGNPLANGERGEILIKGPQVMRGYWNRPEETALVMHGEWFKSGDIGVMDDDGFIKIVDRKKEMILVSGFNVYPNEVEDAIASCPGVLEVGVIGMPDAKSTEKVVAYVVKKDPSLTEDQVIAHAREYLTNYKVPREVYFTEELPKSNVGKILRRKIKEAHIEKVGA, encoded by the coding sequence ATGAGCAATTTCCCTTGGCAAAAGTTTTATCCTGCTGCTGTTGACAAAGAAGTCAACTGTGCAGCCTATTCCAGTGTCAATGAACTGTTTGAAGAGAGTGTTAAAAAATACAGTGATGCAGTCGCTTTTGAATGCATGGGTAAAACACTTTCCTATTCAGAGCTGGATAGATTGAGTGCTCAGTTTGCCAATTACCTCACCCATGTCTTAAAGTTAGAAAAGGGCTCTCGAGTAGCCATTCAAATGCCCAATGTGCTGCAATATCCAGTAGTTATGTTTGGCGCCTTGAGAGCAGGAATGGTGGTTGTAAATACCAATCCTCTTTATACTCCGGCAGAAATGAAACATCAGTTTAATGATGCCGGTGCAGATGTGATTGTCATCGTTGCCAACTTCGCTTTTCATTTGGAAAAAATCCGATCTGAAATTAAAGCCAAGCACGTGATCGTAACAGAGCTTGGAGATTTGCTCGGAGGCCTGAAAGGGGCTATCGTTAATTTGGTTGTGAAGCACGTCAAAAAAATGGTCCCAGCTTATTCCATTCCAGGTGCTGTGAAGCTTAAATCTGCCTTAGGAATGGGGGCTGCTTATGCGTTCAAACCAGTGGCTTGTAATTTAGAAGATCCTGCTTTTCTCCAATATACAGGTGGTACGACAGGGGTTTCTAAAGGAGCTGAACTTACCCACGGAAACATTGTCGCCAATATGCAGCAGATTTCCGCTTGGATGAAGCCTAAGTTGCAGGAGCGATCTGAAATTGTAATCACGGCTTTGCCGCTCTACCATATTTTTGCTTTGACAGTCAACTGTTTAGCGATGCTTAAGATCGGAGCTCATAACGTTTTGATTACAAATCCTCGAGATATGAAAGCGTTCATTGGGGATATGGCTAAAAAGAAATTCACGGTTATTACTGGTGTAAATACCCTTTTCAATGGTCTTTTGAATCAGGAGGCTTTTATGAATCTTGATTTTTCATCGCTCAAAATCGCAGTTGGCGGAGGGATGGCCGTGCAAAAAGCTACCGCTGAAAAGTGGAAAAAAGTAACTGGAGTTCCGTTAGCTGAAGGATATGGTTTAACTGAAACTTCTCCAGTGGCGACTTGTAATCCAATTGACGGAACAGAGCGAATCGGTACTATTGGTATGCCTCTGCCGAATACTGAAGTAATGATTGCCGATGATGAGGGGAATCCCTTGGCCAATGGCGAGCGTGGTGAAATCCTAATCAAAGGACCGCAAGTGATGAGGGGCTATTGGAATAGACCTGAGGAGACTGCGCTCGTCATGCATGGAGAATGGTTTAAGTCCGGTGATATCGGTGTCATGGATGATGATGGATTTATCAAAATCGTCGATCGAAAGAAAGAAATGATTCTGGTTTCTGGATTTAATGTGTATCCAAACGAGGTGGAGGATGCAATTGCCTCTTGCCCAGGAGTCCTTGAGGTAGGGGTGATTGGGATGCCAGACGCTAAGTCCACCGAGAAGGTGGTTGCCTATGTAGTGAAAAAAGATCCATCATTGACCGAAGATCAGGTAATCGCGCACGCAAGAGAATATTTGACAAATTATAAAGTGCCAAGAGAAGTGTATTTTACCGAGGAACTTCCAAAATCCAATGTGGGTAAAATTCTAAGAAGGAAAATCAAGGAAGCTCATATCGAAAAAGTGGGAGCCTAA
- a CDS encoding peptidylprolyl isomerase yields the protein MIKFFLTPLGILLSLFLIGNPSEKHPPYEVELVTNYGRMVIRLYDETPQHRDNFLKLVQEGVYDSLQFHRIIENFMIQAGDTRSKDATLEDTLGGSDLGYRVPAEIHPNLFHKKGAIGAARTNNPERASSSTQFYILQGKIQNDSLLNHNENRINQFLASHFAGKDPELKPLLDSISAARTAGELDLARQLSEKWNQIARAYSKFDRYQIPESHRLVYQQIGGTPHLDQSYTVFGEVIEGLEIIDQIAAVETNVKDRPLTEVRIISMKINNPAP from the coding sequence ATGATCAAGTTTTTTCTAACCCCTCTTGGCATCCTTCTTTCTTTATTTTTGATAGGAAATCCAAGTGAAAAACACCCCCCGTACGAAGTAGAATTGGTCACAAATTACGGACGGATGGTTATTCGCTTGTACGATGAAACTCCACAGCACCGAGACAATTTCCTGAAACTGGTCCAAGAAGGTGTGTATGACAGCCTTCAGTTTCATCGAATAATTGAAAACTTTATGATCCAAGCCGGAGATACCCGAAGTAAGGATGCCACCTTGGAAGACACCTTGGGGGGAAGTGATCTTGGATATCGTGTTCCTGCCGAAATTCACCCAAACCTCTTTCATAAAAAGGGCGCTATTGGAGCCGCACGAACCAATAATCCTGAGCGTGCCTCAAGTAGTACGCAGTTTTACATCTTGCAGGGAAAAATCCAAAATGACAGTTTGCTCAACCATAATGAAAACCGAATCAATCAATTTCTTGCCTCTCATTTTGCAGGAAAAGACCCAGAATTGAAGCCCCTTTTAGATTCGATTTCGGCAGCTCGAACTGCAGGAGAGCTTGATCTTGCTCGACAGTTGTCTGAAAAATGGAATCAAATTGCAAGAGCTTATTCCAAATTTGACCGCTACCAAATCCCTGAATCACATCGGCTTGTTTATCAACAAATCGGCGGAACTCCCCACTTGGACCAAAGCTATACTGTATTTGGTGAGGTAATCGAAGGATTAGAAATCATCGACCAGATAGCTGCTGTAGAAACCAATGTTAAGGATAGACCTTTAACTGAGGTTCGAATTATATCTATGAAAATCAACAATCCAGCACCATGA